One Tachypleus tridentatus isolate NWPU-2018 chromosome 3, ASM421037v1, whole genome shotgun sequence DNA window includes the following coding sequences:
- the LOC143247924 gene encoding solute carrier family 23 member 2-like, which yields MQPENETSIKDIPHEDICSSSAFLIPIFATLNLPQWKCPSEEIMLSATEEELQEFWQIRMREIQGAIIGASIFEMVIGLTGVIGMILQWLTPLVFVPIISLVGLSLFEEAAFKASKNWGIAIITILLLVLFSQYLGNINIPGCSYSRETGWKIKQLPFFKLFPVGQWGLPTVSIGAVFGMFTGILASVLESVGYYYACARLASAPPLPPSAINRGIFAEGICCIVSGIWGSGCGMTSYSQNIAAIRITKVHQCAAPQIEIRALVLQF from the exons ATGCAGCCGGAAAATGAAACGTCAATTAAAGATATTCCTCATGAAGACATAT GCTCTTCTTCAGCCTTTTTGATTCCAATATTTGCTACTTTGAACTTACCTCAGTGGAAGTGTCCCAGTGAAGAAATAATGTTATCAGCAACAGAAGAAGAGCTACAAGAATTCTGGCAAATCAGAATGCGAGAG ATACAAGGCGCTATCATTGGGGCATCCATCTTTGAAATGGTTATAGGTCTTACAGGTGTTATCGGAATGATACTTCAGTGGTTAACACCTTTAGTTTTCGTTCCTATCATATCGTTGGTAGGACTATCTCTCTTCGAAGAAGCAGCTTTTAAAGCTAGTAAAAACTGGGGAATAGCAATTAT AACAATTTTACTTCTTGTGCTCTTCTCCCAGTATCTTGGAAACATTAATATTCCTGGTTGCAGCTACAGTAGAGAAACAGGATGGAAGATCAAACAACTGCCGTTTTTCAAGCTTTTCCCAGTGG GACAGTGGGGTTTGCCAACAGTCAGTATCGGTGCTGTTTTTGGAATGTTTACAGGAATATTAGCATCGGTATTGGAATCAGTAGGATATTACTACGCATGCGCACGACTAGCCTCCGCACCTCCTCTTCCACCTAGTGCCATAAACCGTGGAATATTTGCAGAAGGAATTTGCTGTATCGTTTCTGGAATTTGGGGATCTGGATGTGGAATGACTTCTTACAGTCAAAACATTGCAGCAATCAGAATAACAAAAGTACACCAATGTGCTGCCCCTCAAATAGAGATTAGAGCACTTGTAttacaattttga
- the LOC143246494 gene encoding solute carrier family 23 member 2-like isoform X5 yields the protein MLNEIDELKVSVVDIEDEDRVRGDILYSVDEVSRWYLCIILGIQQFLMMFGSTLAYSYLVTPKLCIQETDPARSYITSTIFLCQV from the exons ATGCTGAACGAAATCGATGAGCTGAAG GTTTCTGTTGTGGACATCGAAGACGAAGACAGAGTCAGGGGTGACATCTTATACTCTGTGGATGAAGTTTCTCGTTGGTACCTGTGTATTATACTTGGGATTCAG CAATTCCTGATGATGTTCGGGTCGACTTTGGCATATTCTTACTTAGTCACACCAAAGCTCTGCATCCAAGAAACCGACCCGGCGAGGAGCTACATAACatcaacaatatttttgtgtCAGGTTTAG